The stretch of DNA ACCATCATCAGGCCGCGCAAGGCATTGTGCCCAAGAACCGGTTTCACGGTCAAGTCAATGGAGATATGACCGTCGTTGTGTTCGATGGCTACCCCTTTACGGACACATTCCAGCTTGTTGGCCGCAGCTCCCCGGATGGCGGCCTCCAGATCCGTTCTCAGACCCGGACGCGCCATTTCCAGGATATTGACGCTGATTTTGCCGATGACCGGTTCCAGGTACCTGCCGGTGCGTCCATGGAGATAGATGATGCTGTTCGCCTCGTCGATAATGACGCAGGGAGGGGCGTCGACCTGTTTCAGAATCGTTTCAACCAGCTGGAAGGCGCTCAATTCTTCCGCCTTGCGGATGGTTTCCGGCTGATTCACTTTCTCGCTCGCCGGCATTGCCGGAACGGGAGGGAGAAGTTTCAATTCCTGCCGGGGGGCAGCCGAGAGGAATTTGCGCCGGTATATTTTCCATTTTTTGTCCAGCACGGTAAAGAGATCGTGGGCCTGGCCAATGGCTTCCGAGGAACCGAGAAAAAGGATGCCGTCCGGTTTCAGGCTGTAGTGAAAAATGGGGATGAGCCTCTTCTGCAATTCCGGGCCGAGGTAAATGAGCAGATTGCGGCAACAAAGCAGGTCCAGCTTGGTAAACGGCGGGTCCTTGATGATGCTCTGCACGGCAAAGACCACCATCTCGCGGATCGATTTTTTAATCCGGTACTGATTATCCTCCTTGGAGAACCAGCGTTTCAGGCGCGTCTCGCTCACGTCATCAATGATGCTGGCCGGGTAAATCCCGGCCCGAGCGCTGTTCACGGTCTGTTCGTCAATATCGGTGCCGAATATCTGGACGTTCATGCGGCGCCCCTGATCTTCCATCACCTCCTGCAGAAGGATGGCAACGGAGTAAGCCTCTTCGCCGCTGCTGCAGCCGGCAATCCAGACGCGCAGGGTATAGCCGTCCGGTTTATCCCTGAACAGTTCGGGCAGGATTTTTTCCCGGAGCGCCTCAAATGCCTTGGCGTCACGGAAAAAACTGGTCACCCCGATCAGGAGTTCCTTGAACAGGATGTCAACTTCAACCTCGCTTTTCTGGAGATAGAGGACATAATCGTTTACCGTATCGATCTGGTGAACGTGCATCCTTCTTTCGATGCGCCGCAGGATCGTGTTTTTTTTGTAGAGGGAAAAGTCATGCCCGGTACGAGTGCGCAGCAGGATGCAAATTTTCCGCAGGGCGTCGGGTATTTTCCCGTCATCGGCCGGGATCGTCGCCGTTGTTTTATGAACCGCGTGTCGCAGGTACCTGATCAGTTGTCCCGGCATTTCGCCGGGGGGCAGGACATAGTCGGCAAGCCCGGTGGCAATGGCGCTGCGCGGCATGCCGTCATATTTGGCGGACACTTCGTCCTGCACCATCACCATGCCGGCCTCGGCCTTGATCGCTTTGACCCCCAGGGTGCCGTCGCTGCCGGTGCCTGAGAGAATAATGCACACCGCATTTGTCCCCTGGTCCCGGGCCAGGGCCCGGAGAAAGACGTCAATCGGCAGATTGGCGCCGCGGGGCCGGCTCAGTTCCATGAGCTGCAGGGTGCCGTTCAGGATGGAGAGGCTCCGGTTGGGCGGCACGACATACACCGTGTTCGGCTCCACCCGCATCCCGTCCATGATCTGCAGGACCTGCATCGTTGTGCGCTTCTGGATCAGTTCGGGCATGATGCTGATATGGGTTGGATCGAGATGAGGGACCAGCAGAAAGGCAAGGCCGGAATCCGGCGGCATGGCGGTAAAAAACGCCTCGAATGACTCCAGGCCGCCGGCCGAGGCGCCTATGCCGACAATCGGCGGTGTCGGGTGGATCTGAGGGGTGACTTGGCTGGAAGCCGGCACGGTTGTGGTGCTGGTTTCGGTTTTTTCCGGCTTAACGCTCTTTCGCCTCATCAAATAAAACCTTCAGGGATTTTTCAATGTCCCTTAATTGATATGGTTTATGGAGGGCACCGAGAAAACCGTACTCCCGGAAGTTCGACATAACCGGGTCATTGGCATAGCCGCTGGCAACGATGGCTCTGATGTCCGGGTCAAGTTCCTTGAGACGTTTGATGGTTTCCTCGCCCCCCATGCCGCCCTTGATGGTTAAATCAAGAATAACCGCGCCAAAGGGCATGCCGGCGCGGTGCGCATCGGCGTATATTTGCACGGCTTCTTCTCCGTTGCGTGCCGTTTCAACTTCATAACCCATTCTTTCAAGCATATCGATGTTTATCAATCTTATCAACTCTTCATCGTCCATGACCAGAATCTTTTTATTTAAGACGTGAGCTTTTCCGGGGATGGATGCCGGCGAGTCGATCCGTTTGTCACTGGCCGGCAGATAAAGAGAAACCGTTGTTCCGATGTTCTGTTGCGAGGCAATATCAATGGCGCCGCCATGCTTTGTCATGATGGAATGGACAACGGTGAGCCCCAGGCCCAATCCTTTTTCCCTCCCCCTTTCCTTGGATGAAAAATAAGGGTCAAAGACCTGGGTGAGAATGTCGCCGGCTATGCCCACTCCTTGATCCTCGATGGAAATTTTGACATACTTCTCCTGGTCTCCATGCAGGAGTTCCCTGTATCTCCAGGGGACCGAGTCGGAATTTTCAGCGCGAATTCGAATCACGCCTCCTTGCGGCATGGCGTCCCTGGCGTTGGTGATCACATTGCCGATCGCCTGAGCCATCTGGCCGGCATCGACCTCGACAAGCCGGAGATTGTCAGGAAATGAATATTCACAGTTCACATTGGAGCCGGCAAGCGCCAAACTCACCGCGTTTGTCATGAAGGTTTTGACGGATGTGGGTATTTTTAAAGGTTCTCCGCCCGATGAAAAGGTGAGGAATTTCTTGGTCAGATCGGCGGCAGCGAGACACGCATCCCGCGCATGCAGCAATTTGTCGGCAACGGGCCGGCCGATCAAGGTGGAGTAAATCAACATATCCTCTTGTGCCATTTCGATGTTACCCATGATGATTGTCAGCAGGTTGTTGAAGTCATGGGCGATGCCGCCGGCCAGCAACGCCGTGGCTTCAAGCTTTTTCGCCTTTATGATTTCGGTTTCCAGGTGCTTTGCCGCCGTGATGTCATTGATGGCAATTCGTATGCGGAGAGCGCTTTTGTCGGTTTTTGTCCTGGAAACACATTCCAGCTTGGCCCAGAACCGGTCGCCGTCCGGCCGCAGCATGCGCAGCTCGCATGACCGTCGGTGCGGCGAGTCGATAAGCTCCCGGAAGTGTTTATAAAAAATGTCCTGATCCTCATGGAAAACGTAGCGGGAAAAGGGCTGGTTGTAGAGCGATATTTTTTCTACGCCCAGCAGGGCGGCCACGGTCAGGTTTGCTTCCACGATCAGGTTCTTATCGGTAAGGGTGAGATAGCCGACCGGCGCGAAGTCATAGAGGTCAACATACTGGTCGCGGGTCTCTATAAGTTCTTCCTGAACGGAACGAAGCTCTTCATTCTGCAGCTCCAATTCGATCTGATGGGTGTGGAGTTCATGCAGTGCGGCGCGCAGTTCATGGGAATCCCCTGAAAATGGGGTGTTGTCGGATCCAAGCATCGCCTCCGCCCGCTTGCGAAGGTCATTAAATTTCTGTTTGCTCATAATCTCCATTTCTCATTGATCGATATAAACGTTGTTGCTGAAATGAATTGACGGCGGCGGATCACATCAACCAGCGCCTTTTCATCAATACATAGGAAAGATAAAAGGTTAACGACCCCACGAAAAATAAAGAGCCCAATGCAAAGGACATGTTCGCTGCCCCGCCGTCTTCCAGCAGAATGGATTGAAGAGGCTCATAAAATTGGTAGGACGGCAGCAAAGGCGCAACAATGGTCAATTTTTGTGAAAAATCGGACAGCGCGGAAGGGAGAAGGTGCGGCAAATAAAAGAGAACCCCTAATGTTCTGGCGCCGGCCTGATTGCGGCAGAGAAAACCCAGGAAAACCCCGTAGGCGCTGAAACAAAAACTGCCTGCCACGATGAAGGCGACATAGCCGAAGAGATTGACCACGGTAAATCCACCCAGCAGATGGAGACAGATGACGGCAATAATGATCAGGACCATTCCCATGATTACTTTGGCAATCAGCCATTGCATCTCGCGCATGGGGGTCTGGAGGAGCGCCAGGAGCAGCTTTTTTTCTTTTTCCTCGGCGACTTGCGCCGGAAGAATAATGAAACCGACGAGCAGGACAAGCATCAAAATCCAGGTCGGCAAAGTCTGCCTTTGAATACCGCCCTCGTGCAGCGTTTTAATGCCGCTGATCCAGTTGACACTGTTTCCTTCCGCCGCTTTCTGCAAAGCTGCAAAACTTTCGACGATGGCCAGGGTGGGGAGAGACTCCTTTTTTAAAACCAGGAGTTCAAGGCTGCCGGGTTCTTTTTCATTGCCGAGCAAAACCCCGTTTATGGTTTTTTCCTGCAAAAGACGAGTGCCTTCCTCTTCACTTTGCACCCAGGTTACTTCAATGATCTTTCCGGCGGCCTTGACGCTCCCCAGGATCTGGGGCGCATAGACGTAATTCTGCAGGAGACCGATTTTTATTTTGCTTATCTCCCCGTCGGTCCGGTCCAGCAATTTTAAAGAAACAAAAACAAAAAAAGGAATAAAAAGAATGAGATAAATCGTTTTATTCTTAAATGCGACGGCTAAATCATTGAATGCGAGGGCAAGGATATTTCTCATCATCATGCGTAAAGAGTTTCGTGTATTTCGGATTGAAAATATTTCCGCGGAGACCCGTCGAAGACCAGACTGCCTTCGTGCAGCACCATGATGCGCGTTGCCAGGCTTTTAATTTCTTCCGGCCGGTGGGAAGTGAAAAGGATTGTTTTCCCGGCCTCATGGAGAGTGTGCAACAGCCGGTAAAGTTCTTTTGTCGTCTCGAAGTCCAGGGCCGATGTCGGCTCGTCCAGCAGGAGCACCGGAGGATCCGCCAGCAGGGCGCGGCCAATGTTCACCCGTTGCTTTAAACCCTTTGACAGTTCCTGTATCTTGTTTTTTCGAAAGGGCAACAGATTGAACTCTTTCAATATCTCATCCACCCGTGCAAAGGGTGTTTGAAAGAGAAAAGCAAAGAGTTTGAGGTTGTATTCAACACTGAAGAAATCAAAAAGATTGGGTACTTCCGGCACAAAACCCACTTTTTTCACAACAGCCGTCCTGTTTTTCAGCTCAATGCCGCCGATCGTGGCGTGACCGCTGTCCGGCAGAATCCAGTTTGCCAGCATTTTCAGCAGAGTGGATTTGCCGGCGCCGTTGTGGCCGACAACAGCGATCAGTTCGCCTTTTTTCACCGCAAAGCTGGTCGGCTGCAGTCCTCGTTGGTGGTCGTAGAGTTTTGTCAGATTCAGGATTTCGAGTTGCATGCAGTATCATCACATCTTTCATTTTATTTGCAGGTCGGGAAAAAGCATTCCCGACAGGACAGGGCAGGCCGCAGTGCCTGCCTCGGCACCGACAGCACACACCGCGCGCCACCCTTACTTTCAGTCCCCCGGCCGCGGCATGCGGTGTGGGAAAAGAGTCGTGCTTCGCTGGTCTCTCGTTCTCGCTAAACCGTCGTACAAAAACAACTTGGACTTTTTAGGTTCATGAACGCCATAAAAGGCCGTAAAGAAATGGATAAAAAGTAGAAGATATTTCGTAACGGCCTCTAAGTTAAGCGCATGATGACGATAACGAGAATAACAACAACCAAAACAGCAATGACAAATCCCATAACTCCCTCCTTTCGTGTAATGTTTCTTTCATCTCACCATCCATGTATACGAAAGATTACTGCAAGAGGTGTGCCTGCAAACGAAAACAGGTGGGAACGTGTGGGAAAGGCCTTTGGCGGCAAGGATTGAGAAGAAGCGACACAAGCGGCGGAGAAGGGTGAAAGGGGGCGGTCTTGCCTCGAAATATGGCGGCTCCTCAATATGTTGAGGGAAACAGACGGTTAAGCAGGCGATCCGGAAGGAGGACGGACGATGCCGAGCTTGTGCATTCTCGCCCGCAGCGTGCTGGGGTGAAGGCCCAGGAGCTGGGCGGCCCCGTCCTTTCCTTCAATCCGCCCCCTGGTTTTTTCCAGGGTCTGCAGGATTTGTTCCCGCTCCCTTTCCTTCATGGTTCCCCCGGTGGAAGAGGGGATTGGGGAGGACTCCAGTTTATCCGCCAGTTGCAGAAGAGGTCCGGGGCAGAGGATCACGGCCCGTTCGATGATGCTTTCCAGCTCCCTGATGTTGCCGGGCCACGGATAATCCAGCAATGCCTGCATCGTTTCCTTGGGGATCGAGGTGATCTGTTTTCCCATTTTGCGGACATAACGTTCCACAAAGGCCTGAACCAGTAAAGGGATATCTTCGATTCGCTGGCGCAAGGGCGGAACCGTGATGGGAAAGACGTTGAGCCGATAGAAAAGATCCTCCCGGAAGATGCCGGCACGGATTGCTTCCTCAAGATTGCGATTGGTGGTGGCCACGATGCGCACATCAACCTTGATGCTTTTTGACGAGCCCAGGCGTTCAAACACGCCATGCTGGATCACCCGCAGCAGCTTGGCCTGCATCTCCATGGGCAGTTCGCCGATTTCGTCCAGACACAGGGTGGAGCCGTCCGCAACCTCGAAGCGGCCTATCTGGCGGGTATCGGCTCCGGTAAAGGCGCCTTTCTCCCGGCCGAACAATTCGCTTTCAATCAGATTGGCGGGCAGTGCCGAGCAGTTGACGGTGATCAACGGTCGATCCTTGCGGGGGCTCAAGTGGTGGATGACCTCGGCAATCAGCTCCTTGCCCGTGCCGGTCTCGCCGAGGACGAGCACCGTCGCATCTGTCGGCGCGACCTGTTCGGCGCGATAGAGAACATACTTGAGGCCGTCGCTTTGGCCGATGATGTGGCCGAATTGATGTTTCTTTTTGCTTTCCTGGTGAAAGTAAATATTTTCGACCACCAGCCGGTCTTTCAATGTTCTGATTTCCGCCAGGGCTTTCAGCAGGGATTCCTCCAGCTGCGTGTTTCTTTTTTTCTCCTGCATCAGCTCTTCATTGCTGGTGCGCTGCTTGCTCCGTCGCTCCCGCATGCGTCGTTCCGTTCCGTTGTGCTCGTCATGCGGAAAATCTGACCCAAGTGCCTGCCCGGTGACCTCGCGGATGCGGCACTGAATCATTTTTTTACGGTTCACCAGAAAAACACTGCTGATAAATTCCACGGCAATTATCCTGCCGTTTTTTGTTTCCAGCGGCAAATTGCTGTAACGGACAAATCCTTTGTGCTGCAGTTCCGCAAATGAGACTCTCGACTCATCAACATCCTTGAAAAGACCGATTTCCCAGAGTTTCCTGCCCAAAAAATCCTCGTATGAATAGCCCAGCATTTCCATCAGGAAAGGATTGACCTGGGATATCTGTCCGGTCTCGGCATCGAGAATTAATATTCCCTCTCTGGCTTCTTCAAAGAGACGGCGGAAGAAGGTTTCTGAAATCTGCAGCGACTCCTCCAGCTTCTTGCGTTCGGTGACATCGGTGATCGTGGTCTGGCAGACGGGATTTTCATCGTGGGACACGGCGGAAACGATGCTGTCAAGCTGGGCATGAAACGGTTCGCCTTTTTCCTGGAAAACGGTGAGAACACAGCTTTGTTTCGTGCCCGTGCGAAATACCTTTTTTAAATGCAGATAAAACAGATCGGCATCATCCTGGCTCAGGAAAGAAGAAAACGGCATTTGCAACAGGGCCTCTTTCCCCAGAGCGAGCTGCTTGGCGGCGGTGAGATTTGCCGCCACTATACGGCCCTTGCCGTCAAAGGTGAAATAACCGACCGGCGCGAGATCATAGAGATAGACGTAACGAAGCCAGGATTCCTCAAGCTGCAGTTTGGTCCGGCGCAATTCCTCGTTCTGTATGTCAAGTTCGATCTGATGCACCTGCAGCTCATGGACGAGCTCCGGCATATCCGATGGTGTGATATCCGAAGCCGACAACGCCTTTTCGCGCAGCAACCGTTCGGCGCGCTCCCGCATTTCACGGGATGCTGTTTTTGCGCCGCGTTTTTTTTTGTGCAAAGAATCCTGATTCATAAATGCCGCCCGATAGGTTTTATGCAACAGGGAGAAGCAACAGGGGCGGGAAAATGGCTCGTCAGCCGGGACGGCAAATGGCTGAGTTTTTTCGAAGCGCGTCAACTCACTGCTCTCGCCCGCGTTACATATCTGTTTTTTTGTGCCCACATTATTTTTACTTCACTGATATGTGTTCCGGCAAGATTAAAATCACCGGACGCCATGAGCCGGGCAAGATTTTTTTTGTGAGCCGAAGTTTGTTACTTTTTGTGCGTTTATCGGATTTCGTGCTATATAATATGGGAAACATTGCCGGCGTTTATTCGACAAACAGGAGAAGAACATGAGCTATCCGGAACTGCGTCGTGGGGCCAAGGGAGATGAGGTGAAGCGGCTGCAGTCGCTTCTGAACCGGGTGGGGGCGATGCTTGTGCCGGACGGTGATTTCGGCAGCGGCACCGTGCGGGGAGTATGTTACGGACAGAAGTGCGCGGGGCAGCCGGAAAGCGGCATTGCCGACCGTAATCTCTGGCTTTGGCTTGAAGAACGGCCGGAGCCCTTTCCGTCGCTGGCCACCAATGGCGTTGCCCTCATTGCCAGGGAGGAAACCGGCGGTCTGGCCTATTATGATCAGGTCTGCCGTTGGCCCCATTATCCGGGCGAAGCCAGCGGTATTACCATCGGCATCGGCTTTGATCTGCGGTTCAACTCGGAAGACGGCTTCCGGGAGGCGTGGGAGCCGCATCTTGCCCCGGCTGCTCTTGAGGCGTTGTCCTCGGATATCGGCAGGCCGGGCACGAAAAAGCGAACCGCTGAATTGAAAAGGATGGGGATCGAGATCCCGTTCAAGGCGGCCTGGTCGGTGTTTATCGACAAAACCCTGCCCCGTTTTTACCTTGAGACCCAGGGCATTTATCCGTCGCTGCCGCGTTTGCCGGAGTTGTGTCGCGCCGTGCTGGTCAGCATCGTCTACAACCGGGGCACCGGTCTCAGCGGTGCGAAGCGGCGGGAAATGGCGTCCATCCGTGATATTCTTGCCGAGGCTGATGATTCTTCCCTGACCATGACACGGCGGAAGGAAATCCTGATCGAAGTCGAGGATCAGATTGTCGCCATGCAGCGCCTCTGGTCGCCGGGATCGGGCTTGTGCAAGCGGCGTCAGGCGGAAGCCAACCTGTGGCGGGAAGGGCTCGCCGGATGGTGAGTCCCGGTTGCGCCGGTCGCCGCATATCCTCCTTGCGAAAATCGATGCCGTGATGGTGATCAAAAGAGTTGAAACCCTTGCCATCTGCAAGGGAATATTTTATAAATAATGCTTTGTAAAATGGAATAATTCTCTTTTTTGTCTATGCGCGGTTGTGAGCAAAAAAACATCAGATGATATCTGTAAAGTGATCAGGGAGGAAAAGAAGCATGCTGATTCGTGACTGGATGGCGAAAAATGTTCTGACTGTGGATGAAAACACGTCGCTGATGCGGGCTACCCGTGTCATGAAAGAAAATTCAATTCGCCGTCTGCCCGTTGTTTCCCATGGGAAACTGGTTGGAATTATAACTGATCGTGACGTCAAGGATGCGTCTCCCTCCAAAACGACGTCGCTTGACGTGCATGAACTGTACTATCTTCTTTCCGAGATGAAGGTCAAGGATCTCATGACCCCGAGCCCCATTGTCATCGGTGGACATGAGTCATTGGAGAAGGCGGCGGTTATCATGCTGGAGTGCAAAATTTCCGGTATCCCGGTTATTGACGAATCCGGCTATCTCATCGGACTGCTCAGTGAAACCGATGTTCTGCGCGGCTTCATCCACAGCACCGGCATCAAGGACGGCGCCATGCAGTATGTTTTCGACCTAGTCGATGAGCCCGGCTCCGTCACCAGGGTGGTAGGCGTGTTACGGGAAAATAATGCCAGGGTTATCAGTGTGCTGACCTCATTTGAAGATGCGCCGTCAGGGAAGAAAAGGGTGGCGATCAGGGTTTTACCGATAAACCCGGATGAAGCGGAAAATCTTTCTGATCTGCTTGCGAAGAATTTTACCGTTGTCTTCCAGGGCAAGGATGAATTGAAGGACGTTCCCAAACGACGCAATTAGTTTCTTCTTTTATGGAAATGTGGAAAGCCGGGGTCGTACCCCGGCTTTTTTATTTGAGACCGGGAAAAACCTCTTCTGCCGGTGCGGGTGTTTGCGTATCCCACGGCAGCATGTCCTTCTTGAAAGGCAACCAGGTCGATCTGTCGAGGTTGCTGGGATCAAAGGCCCCTGTTTCCGGAGTAATGGGCAGGAAGACAATGTTTTCGGGAACCGCGAATTTTGTTTGCTTGTAGGGGACATGCTGCATGAAATCGAGCCAGACGGGCGCGCAGGCTTTGCCGCCGGTTTCATTGGTGCCCAGTGATTCGCGCCGATCAAAGCCCAGCCAGACGCCGCAGACGATTTCCGGGGTATAGCCGATAAACCAGGCGTCGCGGTATTTGTCCGTGGTGCCGGTTTTGCCGGCTGATTCCTGGGGCAGCCCGCCGGCATTGCGTCCGGTTCCTTCCGCGATGGCGTTTTTCAGGATATGGGTAATTTGAAAGGCGGTTTCCTCATCCAGCACCTGTTCGCCGTCAGCCTGCCATTGTTCCAGGATTTTTCCGTTTCTGTCGATTATGCGGGTGATGAAAACCGGCAGGGATCGTTTTCCCTGATTGGCAAAGGCGGTATAGGCGCCGGTAAGTTCCAGCAGGGTGACCTCGGAAGAGCCGAGGGCAAGGGAAAGATTCTTCATCATGGGTGAAGCAATGCCCAGGGCCCTGGCTAACCTGCGGGCCGGATCAATTCCCATTTCCTGGAGAAGTTTGATGGTAACGATATTGCGGGAATGAATGAGCGCCGTGCTGATTGTCGTCGGCCCGTAAAATTCCTCGCTGAAGTTCTGGGGCTGCCAGCTCGAGGCGCCGTTTGAGCCCGGCAGCTCGAGAGGCTCGTCGATAATAATCGAGGCCGGGGTGAAGTTTGTTTGCAGGGCCGCCGCGTAAACTATCGGTTTAAAGGAAGAGCCTGGTTGTCGTTTTGCCTGGGTTGCCCGGTTGAACTGGCTCTTGTCGAAATCCGTTCCGCCGACCACAGCCCTGACGTGACCGGTCTCGCTTTCCATGGCAACCAGGGCCGCCTGGGGAAGGTCCGTGGATTTCCTCGTTTGCCGCACCGCCCATTTGGCGACTCCGCGACTGACGGCAGACGCCGCATATTTCTGCAGTTCCTGGTCAAGGGTTGTCTCAACAGTGAGCCCACCGGATACCAGGGCATCCGTACCGTATTTGTTCTGGATATAATTTTTCACATACTGGATAAAATAGCGGGAGTCATCATCCCTTTCCAGCGGCGCCCCCCAGAGCAGGGTCTGGTCATAGGCCTTCCTGGCCATGGTCGGGGTGATATATCCCTCTTCCGCCATTCTGTTTAATACATAGGCCTGCCTTTTCTTGGTCAGGTCAAAATGCTTGAAGGGTGAATAACGGCTGGGTGCCTGGGGAAGACCGGCTAGAATGGCGATTTCCGCCAGGTTCAGTTGCTCGGCCCGTTT from Desulfobulbaceae bacterium DB1 encodes:
- a CDS encoding penicillin-binding protein, with translation MAAQNNPQKGQNRTLSHIHLSLYLLFIAFLLTVFIGTVMFLFVSLNIPDVGSLTEYNPPATTVILDRYGKQVDRIFTENRYVIPYDKMPEQLPLAFVAAEDARFFQHAGVDAWSILRALLHNISKGGRGQGGSTITQQVARSLLLSPEKTYTRKIKEAILAYKIDKTLSKKEILHIYLNQIYFGEGAHGVDAAARVYFDKRAEQLNLAEIAILAGLPQAPSRYSPFKHFDLTKKRQAYVLNRMAEEGYITPTMARKAYDQTLLWGAPLERDDDSRYFIQYVKNYIQNKYGTDALVSGGLTVETTLDQELQKYAASAVSRGVAKWAVRQTRKSTDLPQAALVAMESETGHVRAVVGGTDFDKSQFNRATQAKRQPGSSFKPIVYAAALQTNFTPASIIIDEPLELPGSNGASSWQPQNFSEEFYGPTTISTALIHSRNIVTIKLLQEMGIDPARRLARALGIASPMMKNLSLALGSSEVTLLELTGAYTAFANQGKRSLPVFITRIIDRNGKILEQWQADGEQVLDEETAFQITHILKNAIAEGTGRNAGGLPQESAGKTGTTDKYRDAWFIGYTPEIVCGVWLGFDRRESLGTNETGGKACAPVWLDFMQHVPYKQTKFAVPENIVFLPITPETGAFDPSNLDRSTWLPFKKDMLPWDTQTPAPAEEVFPGLK
- a CDS encoding chemotaxis protein CheR, which encodes MRRKSVKPEKTETSTTTVPASSQVTPQIHPTPPIVGIGASAGGLESFEAFFTAMPPDSGLAFLLVPHLDPTHISIMPELIQKRTTMQVLQIMDGMRVEPNTVYVVPPNRSLSILNGTLQLMELSRPRGANLPIDVFLRALARDQGTNAVCIILSGTGSDGTLGVKAIKAEAGMVMVQDEVSAKYDGMPRSAIATGLADYVLPPGEMPGQLIRYLRHAVHKTTATIPADDGKIPDALRKICILLRTRTGHDFSLYKKNTILRRIERRMHVHQIDTVNDYVLYLQKSEVEVDILFKELLIGVTSFFRDAKAFEALREKILPELFRDKPDGYTLRVWIAGCSSGEEAYSVAILLQEVMEDQGRRMNVQIFGTDIDEQTVNSARAGIYPASIIDDVSETRLKRWFSKEDNQYRIKKSIREMVVFAVQSIIKDPPFTKLDLLCCRNLLIYLGPELQKRLIPIFHYSLKPDGILFLGSSEAIGQAHDLFTVLDKKWKIYRRKFLSAAPRQELKLLPPVPAMPASEKVNQPETIRKAEELSAFQLVETILKQVDAPPCVIIDEANSIIYLHGRTGRYLEPVIGKISVNILEMARPGLRTDLEAAIRGAAANKLECVRKGVAIEHNDGHISIDLTVKPVLGHNALRGLMMVIFKEINISAPKKRTDKQSKAPAKNITVETLKRELRYTKENLQTTIEELQTTNDELKSTNEELQSTNEELQSSNEELETSKEELQSLNEEAATVNAELQSRIEELSRTNDDMKNLLDSTQIAAIFLDLDLCVRRFTPKAVEIIPLVGTDAGRPINHFATALTDTDLAEYARDVLDNLGMKEKEVRSKDGSFYRMRIRPFRTVNNVIDGVVITLEDISALKEAHAALSALNEKLEQRDRQRTS